The DNA segment CCTCAACATCACGCGTGACGTGATGGCGCTGAAGCGAGAGGGCAGACCCCTGCGCGAGATTCGCAGCCTGGTCGACGCGAAGTACTCCAGATACGGACCCGGCACGCCGACGCCTCACCCCCCGCGCTAGGTCAGTCGGAGGGGGCCTCGACGGCCCCCTCCGAAACCTCCCCCAGGATTCGCTTGCGCGGGCCAAGCCCGCGCTCGAAGGGCGTTATTCCGACATACCGCTAGGGACAGCTGGATGGGAGCGGGCTAGCGGAGCGGGCCGCCGGTGGAGCCCCGGAGGCGCGGGTCCAGGACGTCGCGGAGGGCGTCACCCAGCATGTTGAACCCGAAGACGGCCAGCGAGATCGCGACGCCTGGCCAGAAGGCCATCCAGGGGGCCTGGTACATGTACGACCGTCCGGAGCCGGACAGCATCGCGCCCCAGGAGGGAAAGGGCGGGGGCACCCCGTATCCGAGGAAAGAAAGCGCGGATATGACCAGGAGCCCGAGCACAATGACGCCCCCCACGGCTCCCAAGGGTTTTCGCCTGACGAAGAGCCAGGTCGTTCGCAGCAAACCCGGCGCGGCCCACGGCGGTCGGCGAACCTCCGGGGTGACGATGGTATCGACGTGATCCCCCATGGCGCTAGATTGCTCGGAGGGGGGCCACCCACGCCTTCGGCGCGGGTACCCGCCCCTTCCGATGCCTCCCCCCTTCGCGTGCGCGGGCCAAGCCCGCGCTCGAAGCAGATTTTTCCACAGCCCGCTAGTATCGGATTCGGGGGTCGAGGACGGCGTACAGCATGTCCACGAGGAGATTGATACCGACGACCACGGTCACGACGACCAGGTTGACCCCCTGGACGACGGAGTAGTCACGCTGGCTGATCGCCTCGAAGAGGAACCGGCCCATGCCGGGGAGACCGAAGATCGTCTCGAAGACGACAGTGCCGCTCAGGACCTGGGCGACCTGAATTCCGAGAACGGTGACGACCGGGATGAGGGCATTCTTCAGGCTGTGTTTGAGCACGACGATGCGCTCTCGGAGGCCCTTGGCCCAGGCGGTCCGGATGTAATCCTGCCGGAGCACCTCGAGGAGCTGGGCGCGCGTCAGCCGCATGATGGCTGCGGCGGAGGCGATTCCGAGGAGGAAACCCGGCAGGAGGAATTGCGCGATGTGGGCCCACGGGTCCGTCGAGAACGTGGTGAAGATGATGGGCGGGCTCCAGCCCCACCAGATGGCGGGGAGGACGATGACGAGCGTGGCCAGCCAGAAGCCGGGGACTGAGAGTCCGAGGATCGCGGCGCTGCGCGCCGCGTAATCTTTCACCGTGTCCTGCCTGGTCGCCGAGAGCACCCCGATCGGGATCGCCATGAGGACGGCAAAGAAGACCGCCACCCCGCCGAGCTCCAGGCTCACCGGGATTCGATAGGC comes from the Candidatus Rokuibacteriota bacterium genome and includes:
- a CDS encoding ABC transporter permease; the protein is MRRYLLKRLLAAIPSLLIASLIVFTLPRLIPGDVVDLMLEENAYAKDRDELRAKLGLDQPIYLQYFVWLGQVLRGDLGESLWTGRPIVQELAYRIPVSLELGGVAVFFAVLMAIPIGVLSATRQDTVKDYAARSAAILGLSVPGFWLATLVIVLPAIWWGWSPPIIFTTFSTDPWAHIAQFLLPGFLLGIASAAAIMRLTRAQLLEVLRQDYIRTAWAKGLRERIVVLKHSLKNALIPVVTVLGIQVAQVLSGTVVFETIFGLPGMGRFLFEAISQRDYSVVQGVNLVVVTVVVGINLLVDMLYAVLDPRIRY